The following are encoded in a window of Dysidea avara chromosome 4, odDysAvar1.4, whole genome shotgun sequence genomic DNA:
- the LOC136252354 gene encoding uncharacterized protein — translation MTMAVSSEYDDCKTVLRDVFESEELKIQSDYSARIKQTVEEICTGTSNEFEECFLRVKESVCAIKSESNAKEPCFRKMYLFLAEKLPELIKMLPERLNDPILWQMIVERLYTMTPDTQVPMFNVDDDDERILSDVEENAIFYVAGYVIRKLIYKHQRNSSENSKVFVSTLWDMLGEDCNSITAIASYCEYVKIWLKNNDRGGLKHVSIDTYNCFKAIELVSYKLLIKGHTKNETTLQTLNDPNVIFHWEFISDIADEVTSLALLKEVIDLWFTIRGFSVANRLFEDYKIASKVNIKGKKGIRKTLQ, via the exons ATGACAATGGCCGTTTCATCTGAGTATGACGATTGCAAGACCGTTTTGCGTGATGTTTTTGAGTCAGAGGAGCTGAAAATCCAATCAGACTACAGTGCCAGAATTAAGCAAACGGTAGAAGAGATCTGCACTGGAACCAGTAACGAATTTGAAGAGTGCTTTCTTCGTGTTAAAGAGAGTGTATGCGCTATCAAAAGTGAATCTAACGCGAAGGAGCCGTGTTTCAGAAAGATGTACTTGTTTTTGGCCGAGAAGCTACCAGAACTCATCAAGATGTTACCTGAAAGGCTTAATGATCCAATACTATGGCAG ATGATAGTAGAAAGACTGTATACAATGACACCTGATACTCAAGTACCAATGTTTAAtgtggatgatgatgatgaaaggaTTCTTAGTGATGTAGAAGAGAATGCTATCTTCTATGTAGCTGGATATGTCATCAGGAAGCTGATTTATAAACATCAAAGAAATAGCAGTGAAAACTCTAAAGTGTTTGTTTCAACCCTATGGGACATGCTAGGTGAAGACTGCAACAGTATAACTGCCATAGCATCATATTGCGAGTATGTGAAGATATGGTTAAAGAACAATGATCGTGGAGGACTGAAGCATGTGTCTATTGACACATATAATTGCTTCAAAGCCATTGAACTGGTATCTTATAAACTACTCATTAAGGGCCACACAAAGAATGAAACAACACTACAAACATTGAATGACCCAAATGTAATATTCCATTGGGAATTTATCTCAGATATTGCTGATGAAGTAACATCATTAGCATTGTTGAAGGAGGTCATAGATTTGTGGTTCACTATCAGAGGATTTTCTGTTGCTAACAGATTATTTGAAGATTATAAAATAGCATCCAAAGTGAACATTAAAGGCAAAAAAGGTATACGGAAAACACTACAGTGA
- the LOC136252348 gene encoding TNF receptor-associated factor 4-like: protein MAIATPTEIGGYEHKFVDVPQDRYICKICYYPSRDPYLSVCCGNVFCKSCLDNVKKATNEATSTITYACPICRADEKEFVTFPNKQLDREVKSFHVMCTNKERGCEWQGELNNINNHLGNSDGCQFEDIKCSNECGKMLQRRYLACHVETECPRHKIECHYCHFTGEHQFIEGEHKEQCPKLPIPCPNRCEVGSVPREDIPVHKEECPLEMVWCFKKCNKILQRQNLPGHFLIDCPHHVVKCHYCHTMKERQFIMSSLHLSMCPKLPLPCPNKYEVGSVPREDMEAHRKECPLEIVQCEYHNVGCEERMMRKDLEIHKKEKMEKHLSLTTFQLTTALKRIDTLVIALQPIVPQAYNCYKGMHSATSIITAAQRSLNLITMAAMIKSGSQVCPVIVNITEFSKKKRDQVDCYSDPFYSHDKGYKMTVHNYFDGCGSGKGTHLSVFLFLVKGPHDDELTWLLRGKFELKLLN from the coding sequence ATGGCGATAGCCACACCCACTGAGATTGGTGGATATGAACACAAGTTCGTGGATGTCCCACAAGATCGATATATCTGTAAAATTTGTTACTATCCTAGTCGAGATCCTTACCTTAGTGTCTGTTGTGGAAATGTTTTCTGTAAATCTTGTTTGGATAATGTCAAGAAAGCTACAAATGAGGCCACAAGCACCATTACATATGCATGCCCGATTTGTCGTGCAGATGAAAAAGAATTTGTCACTTTTCCCAACAAGCAACTTGATAGAGAAGTTAAAAGTTTCCATGTGATGTGTACTAACAAGGAGAGaggttgtgagtggcagggtgaactgAATAACATAAACAATCACCTtggaaacagtgatggttgtcaGTTTGAGGACATAaagtgttccaatgagtgtgggaAGATGTTACAACGACGATACCTGGCCTGTCATGTTGAGACTGAGTGTCCACGTCATAAGATTGAATGTCACTACTGCCACTttacaggagaacatcagtttattgagggagaacacaaggaacagtgtcccAAGCTTCCCATACCCTGTCCCAACAGGTGTGAGGTAGGGAGTGTCCCTCGTGAAGACATTCCAGTACATAAGGAAGAATGCCCTCTTGAAATGGTATGGTGCTTTAAAAAATGTAACAAAATATTACAACGGCAGAATCTGCCCGGTCATTTTCTAATTGATTGTCCACATCATGTCGTTAAATGTCACTACTGCCACACAATGAAAGAGCGTCAATTTATTATGAGTTCACTGCATTTAAGTATGTGCCCCAAGCTTCCCCTACCTTGTCCCAATAAGTATGAGGTAGGGAGTGTCCCTCGTGAAGACATGGAAGCACACAGGAAGGAGTGTCCTCTTGAGATAGTCCAGTGTGAGTATCACAATGTGGGGTGTGAGGAGAGGATGATGCGTAAGGACCTGGAGATACACAAGAAAGAGAAAATGGAGAAACATTTGTCACTGACTACATTTCAATTGACGACTGCATTGAAGCGCATTGACACATTAGTAATTGCACTACAGCCCATTGTTCCACAAGCATATAATTGCTACAAAGGTATGCATTCAGCAACATCCATAATAACAGCAGCACAGCGATCTCTCAACTTAATAACCATGGCAGCTATGATTAAATCTGGTAGTCAGGTGTGTCCAGTAATCGTGAATATCACTGAATTTAGTAAAAAGAAAAGGGATCAGGTAGACTGTTACAGTGACCCTTTCTACTCTCACGATAAGGGATACAAGATGACTgtgcataattattttgatggtTGTGGTTCTGGTAAAGGTACTCACCTGTCAGTGTTCCTGTTCCTTGTGAAGGGTCCACATGATGATGAGCTAACATGGCTACTGAGGGGAAAGTTTGAATTGAAACTGTTGAACTAG